The proteins below are encoded in one region of Elgaria multicarinata webbii isolate HBS135686 ecotype San Diego chromosome 8, rElgMul1.1.pri, whole genome shotgun sequence:
- the ADO gene encoding 2-aminoethanethiol dioxygenase — protein MPRDNMASLIQRVARQARVTFRPPGGKSNNSAGGNGPRFAENLQRLQQLLNEVRAEDLRLAARGPSAVPGPVQPPVSYMHICETESFSMGVFVLRAGACIPLHDHPGMNGLLKVLYGTLRIACFDALPDPGNAEGAAAGGGCRASSGSGSAAAAAAQRTGSGSPRRRRHRGVLRSHQLYTPASPPCLLSPHTDNLHQIDAVGGPAAFLDILAPPYDPEHGRDCHYYCLGDGQSLPPAAADHHQGLPKEVWLLETPQAADFWCGSEPYQGPGVSP, from the coding sequence atGCCCCGCGACAATATGGCCTCCCTGATCCAGCGGGTGGCCAGGCAGGCCCGAGTGACGTTCCGCCCTCCGGGCGGTAAGAGTAACAATAGCGCCGGCGGCAACGGACCGCGCTTCGCGGAGAACCTCCAGCggctgcagcagctgctgaacGAGGTGCGGGCCGAGGACCTGCGCTTGGCGGCGCGGGGTCCGTCGGCGGTGCCGGGGCCGGTGCAGCCGCCCGTGAGCTACATGCACATCTGCGAGACGGAGAGCTTCAGCATGGGCGTGTTCGTGCTGCGCGCCGGCGCTTGCATTCCGCTCCACGACCACCCGGGCATGAACGGGCTGCTCAAGGTGCTCTACGGCACGCTGCGCATCGCCTGCTTCGACGCCCTTCCCGACCCCGGGAACGCCGAGGGAGCGGCGGCGGGCGGCGGCTGCAGGGCCTCCTCCGGCTCTGggtccgcggcggcggcggcagctcagCGCACCGGCTCGGGCtccccgcggcggcggcggcaccgcgGCGTGCTCCGCTCGCACCAGCTCTACACGCCCGCCTCGCCGCCCTGCCTGCTGTCGCCACACACCGACAACCTGCACCAGATCGACGCCGTCGGCGGGCCCGCCGCCTTCCTCGACATCCTCGCGCCGCCCTACGACCCCGAGCACGGACGGGACTGTCACTACTACTGCCTCGGGGACGGGCAAAGCCTGCCGCCTGCGGCCGCCGACCACCACCAGGGCCTGCCCAAGGAGGTGTGGCTGCTCGAGACGCCCCAGGCGGCGGATTTCTGGTGCGGGAGCGAGCCCTACCAGGGGCCTGGGGTGTCGccgtga